The nucleotide sequence GCCCGAGATAATGCTCGCGGCATCGCCCTGCGCCTTAAAACCGTTGATCGCCACCGGGCCCTGGGCAATGGCGTAGACTTCGCCATCGGCGCCGACGAGCGGGGTGACCAGCAGGGTGCCGCCCTGCAGGCTGTCAGAATCGCCGAGCGCCGAGACCGCAACGTCCATGCGCGAACCCTGGGTCGCGAAGGCCGGCAGATTGGCGGTGACCATCACTGCCGCGACATTGGCCGTCCGGACGTTCTCGCCATTGGTGTTGACCCCGAGGCGTTCCAGCATCGACTGCAGGGATTGCCGGGTGAAGGGTGAATTGTTGAGGCTGTCGCCCGTGCCGTCGAGGCCCACCACGAGGCCGTAGCCCACCAGCTGATTCTCGCGCACGCCTTCGACGTCGACGACGTCCTTGATCCGCGCAGGGGCAGCATTTGCCTGGGCGACAGGCGCGAAAACCATGGCGGCGGTCAGCGCGGCGGCGAGGCAGGTCCTAAAGAAGCGATACTGCATTTCAATCCCCGGGTCGGTGTCGCGTCATCCCCATGGCGCAACCTTTGCCCACAGCAATGCCAGAACCGTGCCAGTTTGCTGAAATATTTCTAAGACTATGAAATTGAAAGAAAAAACTGCCATCTTCGGGCTCGTTCATGCGGAAAGCTGGTACTGCCGAGCAATTCTTGCCGCCCTCATTAAGCGGGCATTAACCATGTCGGGCAGATTTTGCCGGTATCGGTTTTTCGTGAGGGTTATGCAGTCCGTGCGTATCGAGTCCGCCAATCGCATGTCGAGTGTTGCAAGTCGCGCTGCCGTGGGCCGCTACGCTGGAGGCCAGGCGTTTTCATTGGCCGGAATCAGTGCACCCGCGCGCCCTTCTGCCGCCTCGCCGGTGATGCCGCTTGCCGCTCTCGACGCTATCCTGGCGCTGCAGGGCGTGGGTGACGCGCTTACTGGCCGACGTCGGGCCGTTCGCCGCGGCGCGTCCATGCTGGATGTGCTCGAAACGGTGAAGGCAGACCTTTTGGTCGGCAAAATCGCGCCGGAGCGGTTGGATG is from Devosia sp. SD17-2 and encodes:
- a CDS encoding flagellar assembly protein FliX; the encoded protein is MKLKEKTAIFGLVHAESWYCRAILAALIKRALTMSGRFCRYRFFVRVMQSVRIESANRMSSVASRAAVGRYAGGQAFSLAGISAPARPSAASPVMPLAALDAILALQGVGDALTGRRRAVRRGASMLDVLETVKADLLVGKIAPERLDALVEQLQTMRDRVEPGLDEVIDEIELRVRVELAKLGRFPSL